Proteins encoded within one genomic window of Gracilimonas sp.:
- the recN gene encoding DNA repair protein RecN, with amino-acid sequence MIKSLYIKDFALIDELEVEFEEGLNILTGQTGAGKSIIIGALNMILGERADTEVIRQGADKAISEATIRVGNDNELRSLLEENEVEFNEYLILRREIRNTGSRAFINDTPVNISLLKAAGDLLVDLHGQHDHQLLLKEENHLGVIDGFGEVEPILKGYKTEYKNMTELQKELRALKKREHELQEKTELYRFQVQELEEARLDEIDLEQLESEMNLLDNAEVLDQKAGAISEMEESDDGNIIQLLNFLKLNLEDLARIEPEFENYLKEINAARVSINEAIAFAERYRNSIEFNPNRLEELRQRQSELNRLQKKYQRDLPELISYLNEIKRELSIADNFDLEIEKLEKAISSQAEVLKEHAISLHNTRRQIGEKLAVQIQQELAKVGIPHSKLDVRIDWLLSDNGWIEIEGKTIDCTESGCDDVRMYISTNKGEEPKPLAKIASGGEISRVMLALKSILAKEQSLPVMIFDEIDTGISGEISEKVGASMRKLSEHCQIVAITHQPQIASQAHKHYKVAKTEEGERTVTRIIPLSDEEHIHEIASLMSGSQITDSALTSARELIEKNTFKN; translated from the coding sequence ATGATAAAATCACTATACATAAAAGACTTTGCCCTCATTGATGAGCTGGAGGTTGAGTTTGAGGAGGGGTTGAATATCCTGACCGGGCAGACGGGCGCCGGGAAGTCCATTATTATTGGGGCATTGAATATGATCCTAGGTGAACGGGCTGATACCGAAGTCATTCGTCAGGGAGCTGATAAGGCCATTTCCGAAGCTACCATTCGGGTTGGAAATGATAACGAGCTGAGATCACTGCTCGAAGAGAATGAAGTGGAATTCAATGAGTATTTAATTCTTCGCCGAGAGATCAGAAACACAGGAAGCCGTGCATTTATCAATGACACGCCGGTAAATATAAGTCTACTGAAAGCAGCAGGAGATCTGTTGGTGGACCTGCACGGCCAACACGACCATCAACTACTTCTGAAAGAAGAAAATCATCTGGGAGTGATAGACGGGTTTGGGGAAGTGGAGCCAATCCTGAAAGGCTACAAGACTGAATACAAAAACATGACCGAGCTCCAAAAAGAACTTCGTGCCTTAAAGAAAAGAGAGCACGAGCTTCAGGAGAAAACGGAGCTTTACCGTTTTCAGGTGCAGGAACTAGAAGAAGCCCGGCTTGATGAAATTGACCTCGAACAGCTGGAATCAGAAATGAACCTACTGGATAATGCTGAAGTGCTCGACCAAAAAGCGGGTGCCATTTCAGAGATGGAAGAATCTGATGATGGGAATATTATTCAGTTGTTAAACTTTCTGAAATTAAACCTTGAAGATCTGGCACGTATTGAACCTGAATTTGAGAATTATCTTAAGGAAATAAATGCCGCACGAGTAAGTATTAATGAAGCCATTGCCTTTGCCGAACGCTATCGAAACAGCATCGAATTCAACCCAAACCGGTTGGAAGAACTTCGTCAGCGGCAATCAGAACTCAACCGGCTTCAAAAGAAATATCAGCGAGACCTTCCGGAACTGATCAGCTATTTAAATGAAATCAAGCGTGAACTTTCCATCGCTGATAATTTTGATTTGGAAATTGAAAAGCTGGAAAAAGCGATCTCTTCTCAGGCTGAAGTTTTGAAAGAACATGCCATCTCCCTTCACAATACCCGGAGGCAAATCGGAGAGAAACTGGCCGTACAAATCCAACAAGAGTTGGCCAAAGTGGGCATCCCACATTCCAAATTAGATGTCCGCATAGACTGGCTGCTCTCCGATAACGGCTGGATCGAAATTGAAGGCAAGACCATCGACTGTACGGAATCCGGTTGTGATGATGTTCGCATGTACATCTCCACTAACAAAGGGGAAGAGCCGAAACCACTGGCTAAAATTGCTTCCGGTGGAGAGATCAGCCGCGTGATGCTCGCACTGAAATCCATCCTCGCCAAAGAACAAAGCCTGCCGGTGATGATCTTTGATGAAATTGACACGGGAATCAGCGGTGAGATCTCGGAAAAAGTCGGAGCCTCTATGCGGAAATTATCCGAACACTGTCAGATCGTGGCCATTACCCACCAGCCGCAGATCGCAAGTCAGGCTCACAAGCATTACAAAGTAGCCAAAACTGAAGAAGGTGAACGAACCGTAACCCGAATCATCCCACTATCCGATGAAGAGCATATCCACGAGATTGCCAGCTTAATGAGCGGTTCCCAGATCACCGATTCTGCTCTGACCAGTGCCCGCGAGTTGATCGAGAAAAATACCTTCAAAAATTAA
- a CDS encoding FAD-binding and (Fe-S)-binding domain-containing protein — MIQRDLLTRHLYAQDASMYQEVPEGVSFPKTISDIRALVEQANTHRFSITARSAGTSLAGQTTGGGVIMDVSRYMDQILNIDETLKVARVQPGVIRDTLNREAGKFDLLFGPDTATTNRCMLGGMIGNNSSGSFSIKYQTTREHTVEIEAVLSDGSVAYFKPLTLDELEGKKKLDNLEGHIYRSMLKLIEKNRGLIERSYPHKDIIRRNTGYALDKLVEMQPFNPNGRKFNLCELLCGSEGTLAMTVSAKLNLTPKDEHKLVVVPQFESLDEAMKAAVHIVGYEPAAVELVDHIIMDATKGNIEQRKNRFFLEGEPRFILITQLEGNDLNKLQEKAEGLSKTLKEKSLGYAYPIITDADKMKRVWDLRKAGLGLLMGLGKDGRSPSFCEDTAVRVQDLPEYVKEFEQILKKHDTHCVFYAHASVGELHLRPQIDITSEAGLEKMKVMAEEIADLVKKYNGSLSGEHGDGRVRAPYIRKILGEEMLPVLKQVKEIWDPDYIFNPGKIVDPKPVDADLRFSPDYIKPEAETVFSWNNAGGFGEAMELCNGAGVCRKLAESGGTMCPSYMATKEEKDSTRGRANVFRQVFSGKDPAGYESEELKEALDLCLSCKACKSECPANVDMAKMKAEFMNGWHQKNGSKLKERFFSDAGKLFPLASITPGIANKVAASKPGKWIFENLFSIDARRDLPAFASKTFRNLYRKHKRNGAAKSDNKVVLFIDLFTNYNEPKVGMDAVYVLEKMGYEVIIPKRMETGRPQISKGFLKEAKSIAKRVLAEFEEYMEDGIPVVGLEPSEILTLRDEFLELCDEGELPRAQKLATSSFTFEEFITQNKDRIPASNSTHKVLLHGHCHTKALVGNEPTVEALQAAGYDVDVLETGCCGMAGSFGYEKDHYEVSQDIGELVLFPRLRANQKNEVCAPGFSCRHQIKDGVNREAKHPASLIARAIL, encoded by the coding sequence TTGATTCAACGAGATCTACTTACCCGCCATTTATATGCTCAGGATGCTTCCATGTATCAGGAAGTGCCTGAAGGAGTTTCCTTCCCAAAAACCATCAGTGATATCCGGGCATTGGTGGAACAAGCCAATACGCACAGGTTTTCAATAACAGCACGAAGTGCGGGAACGAGCCTTGCCGGGCAGACAACAGGCGGGGGAGTGATTATGGATGTTTCCCGCTACATGGACCAGATCCTGAATATTGATGAGACTTTAAAAGTTGCCCGTGTTCAGCCGGGGGTGATTCGGGATACCCTGAATCGCGAAGCCGGAAAGTTCGATCTGCTTTTTGGTCCGGATACGGCTACCACCAACCGTTGTATGCTGGGCGGGATGATTGGGAATAATTCATCGGGCTCCTTTTCCATTAAGTATCAAACCACTCGTGAACACACAGTAGAAATTGAGGCTGTTCTGAGTGATGGGTCGGTTGCTTATTTCAAACCGTTGACCCTCGATGAGCTGGAAGGCAAGAAAAAGCTGGATAACCTGGAAGGACATATCTATCGGTCCATGCTGAAATTGATAGAGAAGAACCGGGGATTAATCGAGCGGAGTTATCCCCACAAAGACATTATTCGCCGAAATACTGGCTATGCTTTAGATAAACTTGTGGAGATGCAGCCCTTCAACCCAAACGGGAGGAAATTCAATCTCTGCGAATTGCTTTGTGGAAGTGAAGGAACCCTGGCAATGACGGTTTCTGCGAAGTTGAACTTGACCCCAAAGGATGAACACAAGCTGGTGGTGGTTCCACAGTTTGAATCGTTGGATGAAGCCATGAAAGCAGCTGTTCATATTGTGGGGTATGAGCCTGCCGCAGTAGAGCTGGTGGACCATATCATCATGGATGCCACTAAAGGAAACATCGAACAGCGGAAAAACCGGTTCTTTTTGGAAGGTGAGCCAAGATTTATTTTGATCACACAGCTGGAGGGAAATGACCTAAACAAACTTCAGGAAAAAGCGGAAGGATTGAGCAAAACCCTGAAGGAAAAGTCACTGGGTTATGCCTACCCAATCATCACCGATGCTGATAAAATGAAACGGGTTTGGGATCTGCGGAAAGCCGGACTTGGTTTACTGATGGGCTTAGGTAAAGATGGGCGTTCTCCCTCATTTTGTGAAGATACCGCAGTCCGTGTTCAAGACCTCCCGGAGTATGTTAAAGAATTTGAGCAGATCCTGAAAAAGCATGATACCCATTGTGTGTTTTACGCTCATGCCTCGGTTGGAGAATTACACCTTCGCCCGCAGATCGATATCACCAGCGAAGCCGGTTTAGAGAAAATGAAAGTGATGGCGGAAGAGATCGCCGACCTGGTGAAAAAATATAATGGATCGCTTTCCGGGGAACATGGGGATGGCCGGGTCAGGGCTCCCTACATTCGTAAGATCCTGGGGGAAGAAATGCTTCCGGTTCTTAAGCAGGTTAAAGAGATCTGGGACCCGGATTATATTTTCAATCCTGGTAAAATTGTAGACCCCAAACCAGTAGATGCTGACCTAAGATTTTCCCCCGATTACATAAAGCCGGAGGCCGAAACAGTATTTTCCTGGAATAATGCCGGAGGCTTTGGCGAAGCCATGGAGCTTTGCAACGGTGCGGGTGTATGTCGCAAGTTGGCTGAAAGTGGCGGTACCATGTGTCCGTCTTATATGGCCACCAAAGAAGAAAAAGATTCTACCCGCGGGCGAGCCAATGTATTCCGACAGGTATTTTCCGGTAAAGACCCGGCAGGATATGAATCGGAAGAATTGAAAGAGGCCCTCGATTTATGTTTGAGTTGCAAAGCCTGCAAAAGTGAATGTCCCGCCAACGTGGATATGGCCAAAATGAAAGCGGAGTTTATGAATGGGTGGCATCAAAAAAACGGCTCAAAATTGAAGGAACGCTTCTTTTCGGATGCAGGGAAGTTATTTCCTCTGGCTTCCATTACCCCAGGAATTGCCAATAAAGTTGCAGCTTCAAAACCCGGGAAATGGATATTTGAAAATTTATTTAGCATCGATGCACGCCGGGACCTGCCTGCTTTTGCATCCAAGACCTTTCGAAATTTGTATCGCAAGCACAAGAGAAATGGAGCCGCAAAGTCAGATAATAAAGTAGTTCTGTTTATCGATCTGTTTACAAATTACAATGAGCCGAAGGTTGGGATGGATGCGGTGTATGTGCTGGAAAAAATGGGCTATGAAGTAATCATCCCAAAAAGAATGGAAACCGGAAGGCCGCAAATTTCCAAAGGGTTTCTGAAGGAAGCTAAATCCATCGCTAAAAGAGTACTGGCAGAGTTTGAAGAATATATGGAAGACGGAATTCCTGTGGTTGGATTGGAGCCTTCTGAAATATTAACTCTTCGGGATGAATTTCTGGAGTTGTGCGATGAAGGTGAATTGCCGCGGGCTCAAAAATTGGCAACCTCCTCTTTCACGTTTGAGGAGTTTATAACCCAAAACAAAGACCGGATCCCTGCATCAAACTCAACCCATAAAGTATTGTTACACGGACATTGTCACACCAAAGCCTTGGTGGGCAATGAGCCAACGGTGGAAGCATTGCAAGCTGCTGGATATGATGTTGATGTGTTGGAAACAGGATGTTGCGGAATGGCGGGAAGTTTTGGGTATGAAAAAGATCACTACGAAGTTTCGCAAGATATCGGCGAATTGGTGCTGTTTCCAAGGTTGAGAGCAAATCAGAAAAATGAAGTATGTGCTCCGGGGTTTTCGTGCCGGCATCAGATTAAAGATGGGGTAAATAGAGAGGCAAAGCATCCGGCATCCCTGATAGCCCGTGCGATTTTATAA
- the lhgO gene encoding L-2-hydroxyglutarate oxidase, with the protein MYDFTIVGAGIVGLSTAYKLSLKYPEAQILVLEKEDRVAAHQTGKNSGVIHSGIYYKPGSYKARNCVDGRLQLVDFCRKHGVAIDVCGKVIVATNEEEVPRLKKIFARGKENEIEGIEMIDAKRLKELEPHVRGVAAIHVPCAGIVDYAGVSRKLMELLEGGNGKVKFNSAVSNISNNGKQITIEAGGEKISSKYLVNCAGLYSDHVANFAGIHSPVKIVPFKGEYYELKPEAEYLVNDLIYPLPNPEFPFLGVHFTRMALGGIECGPNAVFAFKREGYKKLSFNIKETTETFNFPGFWKMARQHWRMGLDEYKRSFSKKAFVKGLQKLIPEVRVEHLRVSPSGIRAMALQPNGEILDDFYFEVVDRQIHVLNAPSPAATAGLAIGDEIVKKVEEHFPYQKAVQ; encoded by the coding sequence ATGTACGACTTCACAATTGTCGGGGCCGGTATAGTTGGTCTCTCCACGGCTTATAAATTATCACTTAAATATCCTGAAGCACAGATCCTCGTACTCGAAAAAGAGGACCGGGTTGCGGCTCATCAAACCGGGAAAAATTCCGGGGTTATTCATTCGGGAATCTATTATAAACCGGGGAGCTATAAAGCACGAAACTGTGTAGATGGCAGGCTTCAGCTGGTCGATTTTTGCAGAAAGCATGGTGTAGCCATAGATGTGTGCGGTAAAGTAATTGTTGCCACAAACGAAGAAGAGGTTCCCCGGCTCAAAAAAATATTTGCCCGTGGCAAAGAAAATGAAATAGAAGGCATTGAGATGATTGATGCCAAACGCCTTAAAGAACTGGAACCTCATGTGAGAGGAGTAGCCGCAATTCATGTGCCCTGTGCGGGCATTGTGGATTATGCAGGAGTAAGCCGAAAGCTCATGGAATTGCTGGAAGGCGGAAATGGGAAGGTCAAATTTAATAGCGCTGTTTCCAATATTTCGAATAATGGTAAACAGATCACTATTGAAGCAGGCGGAGAAAAAATTAGTTCGAAATATTTAGTGAACTGTGCTGGATTGTATTCAGATCATGTGGCCAACTTTGCAGGAATACACTCACCGGTTAAAATTGTACCTTTTAAGGGAGAATATTATGAGTTGAAACCTGAAGCGGAATACTTGGTGAATGATCTGATCTACCCACTGCCTAATCCTGAATTCCCTTTTTTAGGAGTTCATTTTACACGAATGGCTTTGGGTGGAATTGAATGCGGTCCGAATGCGGTTTTTGCCTTTAAAAGAGAGGGTTATAAAAAACTGTCTTTCAATATTAAGGAAACAACCGAGACTTTCAACTTTCCGGGATTTTGGAAAATGGCCCGACAACATTGGCGTATGGGACTGGATGAATACAAAAGGTCCTTTTCAAAAAAAGCATTCGTTAAGGGATTGCAAAAATTGATCCCTGAAGTTCGGGTAGAGCATCTGAGAGTATCACCATCAGGAATTCGCGCTATGGCACTTCAGCCAAATGGAGAGATCCTGGATGACTTTTATTTTGAAGTTGTTGACCGGCAGATCCATGTGTTGAATGCTCCTAGTCCGGCCGCTACGGCAGGATTGGCAATCGGAGATGAGATCGTGAAAAAAGTAGAAGAACATTTCCCTTATCAAAAAGCAGTTCAGTGA
- a CDS encoding RagB/SusD family nutrient uptake outer membrane protein: MKYLKHNFLKSMALICAIFVLSAGCNILNIEDKPDPNNSELNEIINNPTRSDISTLVTGTEAGLREELRIYHINMGMIGREMYRFLAAEPRNTADLLGKGNSQLDAGSFYITRPWASFYSVIRNSNILIQAATTLNNNGLFTDEEYNGAIGFAKTMKAYQYLMALTLTHENGIRVQPESDFSTTGDLLSKADSEDLIASLLDEAATDLNNAGAEFSFSLSSGFENFNTPATFRQFNRALRARVAVYQEDWTGALNNFLPESFLDTNAPLDMGAYHVFSTSNNDMLNPVFSDPQAGSGDSWVAHNSWAQEAEANDERVDEKVVVRDETASLDGLSSDYGLFVYQNQTAPMPIIRNAELILIRAEALAQRNNVGDLDAAEDDLNVIRTNAGLPNFSRGLTGGQAEVIDEMLNQRRYELFFEGHRWIDMRRYNRLDELPLDRAGDNVWEGFPIPENENIDS; this comes from the coding sequence ATGAAATATTTAAAACATAATTTTTTGAAATCTATGGCATTAATATGTGCCATTTTTGTACTGAGTGCAGGATGCAATATCTTAAATATCGAAGATAAACCTGATCCTAATAACTCAGAGTTAAATGAGATTATAAATAATCCGACTCGATCTGATATTAGCACATTGGTTACAGGAACAGAAGCCGGATTACGTGAAGAGTTGCGTATTTATCATATCAATATGGGTATGATAGGTCGGGAAATGTATCGGTTTCTTGCCGCAGAACCCCGAAATACAGCAGATTTATTAGGTAAAGGTAACTCCCAGCTTGATGCAGGTTCGTTCTACATAACACGACCCTGGGCTTCATTTTATTCGGTTATCCGTAATTCGAATATTTTGATTCAGGCTGCCACTACTCTTAATAACAACGGTTTATTCACCGATGAAGAGTATAATGGTGCTATAGGCTTCGCCAAAACAATGAAAGCATATCAGTACCTTATGGCATTAACATTGACTCATGAAAATGGTATAAGAGTCCAACCTGAAAGTGATTTTTCAACTACCGGGGATCTCTTATCAAAAGCGGATTCAGAAGATCTCATAGCCTCATTACTTGATGAAGCAGCTACAGATCTGAATAATGCCGGAGCCGAATTCTCATTTTCTTTGTCTAGCGGTTTTGAGAATTTTAATACGCCTGCTACTTTTCGGCAGTTTAACAGGGCTTTAAGAGCTCGGGTTGCGGTTTATCAGGAAGATTGGACCGGTGCGTTAAACAACTTCCTGCCGGAGTCTTTTCTTGATACTAATGCTCCGCTGGACATGGGAGCTTATCATGTATTTTCTACTTCTAATAATGATATGCTGAATCCTGTGTTCTCAGATCCACAAGCCGGTTCCGGTGACAGCTGGGTAGCACATAATTCATGGGCTCAAGAGGCTGAAGCTAATGATGAGCGTGTGGACGAGAAAGTAGTTGTTCGGGATGAAACGGCTTCTCTTGATGGCCTTAGCAGTGATTATGGACTGTTTGTATATCAAAACCAAACCGCACCCATGCCGATCATTCGGAATGCAGAACTGATTTTAATCAGGGCGGAAGCATTGGCACAACGAAATAATGTCGGCGACCTTGATGCCGCTGAAGATGACCTGAACGTAATTCGAACCAATGCCGGGTTGCCCAATTTTAGTCGAGGCTTAACTGGAGGTCAGGCTGAGGTGATCGATGAAATGCTCAATCAACGCAGGTACGAGCTTTTCTTTGAAGGGCACCGATGGATTGATATGCGACGATATAACCGTCTCGATGAACTTCCATTGGATCGAGCCGGAGATAATGTTTGGGAAGGATTTCCAATACCTGAGAATGAGAATATCGATTCTTAA
- a CDS encoding SusC/RagA family TonB-linked outer membrane protein, translated as MRKSYYLKLLATFSVIFFCTQIVMAQYTVSGTVTDASTGETLVGVTIFDAATNTGTSTNVDGEYSLELPAGTTSLRFSSVGFSTQNVEVSGAEGDEVTLDVELRPDVANLEELVVTGLASSVKRENLANAVSSISADELMGTTQSQTLSSSLYGKLTGANISANSGAPGGGISIKLRGVTTINGSSEPLYIVDGIYVNNDAIPNGSNAVTAAAAGGSASNQDNPANRIADLNPDEIESIEVLKGASAAAIYGQRASSGVVIIKTKRGKAGRAQFSVSQSLGYTTILKKLGSRTFTEQTAEDAFGATGLALYNEAISSGRGFLDYEELMYGHKGLLSKTNLSGSFGNENTSFYVSGSLQEDEGIIKTTGYNKQSIRSNIDHRFSDNLNLSISSNFIHSESNRGLTNNDNTGTTFGVSMVATPNFIDLRPDESGNYPDHPFNSANQLQTRDLFSNNEIVNRALFSANLDYNIINNSSSQLDFRFTGGLDFFSQTNKLIFPSELQFEQASGAPGTLIETKTDNLNINTSAILVYTYTPSSNLSMVTQSGITSFDNDQNRILNISNGVLGSQTNVDQAVSVNVDQTKIFQRDRGFFIQEEVNWRDTYIATLGLRGDKSDRNGDVNKVYLYPKASFAWNVTNEGFWNNEAIDNLKFRVAYGQTGNLATFGAKFTSLAPSNIGGLGGTLLTNTRGVENIKPERQQEIEGGFDIRLADGLASLEFTVYQKEIKDMLLQRELEPSTGFSFESFNSGEMRNRGVEIGLNLQPVSNPDFVWNSNINFWKNTSKVTDLPVPAFDVGGFGTSLGVYRIEEGKSATQIVGIDPQVDDNGNLVTDGSGNPVIVTKKLGDGEPDFQMSFGNEFQISKNFDFSFLFHWKKGGDVINLTELLFDLNGTTPDYDDTDVTFADFRNEAAGITDDTPNGIKRTSLLGISTDQFIQDGTYLRLREIGLYYTLPVALTSKLNEGIRNIRFGVSATNLLTFSPYRSYDPEVSNFGNQPIAQGIEVAPYPSSKQYYFHLKFDF; from the coding sequence ATGAGAAAAAGCTATTATTTAAAACTACTTGCTACTTTCTCTGTGATTTTCTTTTGTACACAGATAGTGATGGCACAGTATACAGTATCCGGTACGGTAACAGATGCCTCTACCGGAGAGACTTTAGTTGGTGTAACAATTTTTGATGCTGCTACCAACACAGGCACATCTACTAATGTAGATGGCGAATATTCTCTTGAATTACCGGCGGGAACAACCAGTTTGCGTTTTTCTTCTGTTGGTTTTTCTACCCAAAACGTTGAAGTTTCCGGTGCAGAGGGAGATGAAGTAACTTTGGATGTTGAACTGCGTCCGGATGTGGCAAATCTCGAGGAATTGGTAGTCACAGGTTTGGCAAGTTCGGTTAAAAGGGAAAACCTGGCAAATGCAGTTTCCTCCATATCAGCGGATGAGTTAATGGGGACCACACAATCACAGACACTTAGTTCTAGTTTGTATGGAAAATTAACAGGTGCCAATATCAGTGCAAACTCGGGTGCACCGGGTGGGGGTATTTCCATTAAACTTCGTGGGGTTACCACTATTAACGGTTCTTCAGAGCCACTTTATATTGTGGATGGCATTTATGTGAATAACGATGCCATACCAAACGGTTCAAATGCAGTTACGGCTGCTGCTGCCGGGGGAAGTGCATCTAATCAAGATAACCCCGCAAATAGAATTGCTGATCTAAATCCGGATGAAATTGAGAGTATTGAAGTACTGAAAGGAGCCTCAGCGGCTGCTATCTATGGACAAAGAGCTTCAAGCGGTGTGGTCATAATAAAAACCAAGCGTGGTAAGGCCGGAAGGGCTCAATTTAGTGTTTCCCAATCCTTAGGTTATACTACAATTTTGAAAAAACTTGGATCTCGTACTTTTACTGAACAAACCGCAGAAGACGCTTTTGGTGCAACCGGACTTGCTCTTTATAATGAAGCGATTAGTTCTGGCCGGGGCTTTCTGGACTATGAAGAATTGATGTATGGTCATAAAGGATTGCTTTCAAAGACCAATCTTAGTGGCAGTTTTGGAAATGAAAATACTTCGTTTTACGTAAGCGGTAGTTTGCAGGAAGATGAGGGGATCATTAAAACTACCGGTTATAATAAACAATCCATTCGGTCCAATATTGATCATCGCTTTAGTGATAATTTAAATCTTTCTATCTCATCTAATTTTATTCATTCCGAATCTAATCGTGGACTCACAAATAATGACAATACAGGCACTACTTTTGGCGTGTCTATGGTGGCAACCCCTAATTTTATAGATTTAAGACCTGATGAAAGTGGTAATTATCCGGATCATCCGTTTAATTCTGCTAATCAATTACAGACGCGTGATTTATTTTCGAATAATGAAATTGTAAACCGGGCTCTATTTTCAGCTAATTTGGATTACAATATCATTAACAATTCAAGTAGTCAGCTTGATTTCAGGTTTACAGGTGGGCTTGATTTTTTCAGCCAGACCAATAAACTGATATTCCCAAGTGAATTGCAGTTTGAACAAGCTAGCGGGGCACCGGGAACATTGATTGAAACTAAAACGGATAACCTGAACATCAATACCTCTGCAATATTGGTATATACGTATACCCCGAGCAGTAACCTTTCAATGGTTACACAAAGCGGAATCACCTCGTTCGATAATGATCAGAATAGAATCTTGAATATTTCAAATGGAGTGTTAGGCTCACAAACCAATGTGGATCAGGCTGTTTCTGTAAATGTAGATCAAACAAAAATTTTTCAGAGAGATCGTGGGTTCTTTATTCAAGAAGAAGTGAATTGGAGGGACACATATATTGCCACTTTAGGTTTAAGAGGTGATAAATCGGATAGAAATGGAGATGTAAATAAAGTATATCTCTATCCCAAAGCATCTTTTGCATGGAATGTGACCAACGAAGGATTCTGGAATAACGAAGCGATAGATAACTTGAAGTTTCGTGTAGCCTATGGGCAAACCGGTAACCTCGCTACATTTGGAGCAAAATTCACTTCCTTAGCTCCTTCAAATATTGGAGGCCTTGGTGGTACATTGCTTACAAACACCCGAGGTGTTGAGAACATTAAGCCTGAACGCCAGCAAGAAATAGAAGGAGGATTTGATATTAGACTGGCAGATGGCCTGGCTTCATTGGAGTTTACTGTATATCAAAAGGAAATAAAAGATATGCTGTTGCAGCGTGAACTTGAACCTTCGACCGGGTTTAGTTTTGAAAGTTTCAACTCAGGTGAAATGAGAAACAGGGGGGTTGAAATTGGGTTGAATTTACAACCTGTTTCTAATCCAGATTTTGTATGGAACTCCAACATTAACTTCTGGAAGAATACCTCCAAAGTAACAGATTTACCTGTGCCCGCTTTTGATGTTGGGGGCTTTGGTACTTCTTTAGGCGTGTACCGCATTGAGGAAGGCAAATCCGCTACCCAAATTGTTGGTATAGATCCGCAAGTAGATGATAATGGCAATCTGGTAACCGATGGTAGTGGCAATCCGGTTATTGTTACAAAAAAATTGGGAGATGGTGAACCGGATTTTCAAATGTCGTTCGGAAACGAGTTTCAGATATCTAAAAACTTTGATTTCTCTTTCCTCTTCCACTGGAAGAAAGGCGGGGATGTGATAAATCTGACTGAGCTTCTATTTGACCTAAACGGAACTACCCCGGATTACGATGATACAGACGTCACTTTTGCTGACTTCAGAAATGAAGCAGCCGGAATTACTGACGACACACCTAATGGTATCAAAAGAACCAGTTTATTAGGCATAAGTACCGACCAGTTTATTCAGGATGGTACTTACTTACGATTAAGAGAAATAGGATTGTATTATACACTCCCTGTTGCTCTTACCTCCAAGCTAAATGAAGGAATTCGAAATATACGTTTTGGAGTATCAGCAACTAACTTGCTAACATTCTCACCTTATCGCAGTTATGATCCTGAAGTATCGAACTTCGGTAATCAGCCCATTGCACAAGGTATTGAAGTTGCTCCTTACCCATCTTCAAAACAATACTATTTCCATCTAAAATTTGATTTTTAA
- a CDS encoding TlpA disulfide reductase family protein: MKTSVLAITMAAILTFASCSDANRNNPRDLTTEEQKIDKTIWNATFQDLEGNEVTAAELQGKVVLFDFWETWCGPCLQVFPTMDSLQNEYPDDFVVVAVNLNNSDTVEDVETFRDNNDYDFIYTIDTEKIGDEIITLGIPFKVFVDPQGYFITSELGSVGPEGDYRKAKEIIEQNKTP; this comes from the coding sequence ATGAAAACTTCTGTTTTAGCCATCACAATGGCTGCAATTTTGACTTTTGCGTCTTGCTCAGATGCAAACCGAAACAATCCGCGTGATTTAACTACTGAAGAACAAAAAATTGACAAAACTATCTGGAATGCTACTTTCCAGGATTTGGAAGGCAATGAAGTCACTGCTGCCGAGCTCCAGGGAAAAGTAGTACTCTTTGATTTTTGGGAAACCTGGTGCGGACCATGCCTGCAGGTTTTCCCTACTATGGATTCTCTTCAGAATGAATACCCGGACGATTTTGTTGTAGTGGCCGTTAATTTAAATAATTCGGACACTGTAGAAGACGTAGAAACATTCCGTGACAACAACGATTACGATTTTATTTATACTATCGATACTGAAAAAATCGGGGATGAAATCATTACTCTTGGCATCCCTTTCAAAGTATTTGTAGATCCTCAGGGATATTTTATTACTTCGGAACTTGGTTCCGTGGGACCTGAAGGAGATTATCGCAAAGCCAAAGAAATTATAGAACAAAACAAAACACCTTAA